Part of the Kushneria marisflavi genome, AAGACTGGAGGTCCCGTGAGCGATAGCCTTTTTCCCGATCAGCAGCCTGTCAATGTCCATCATCTGCGCGTCGGCGAGATCGTCGTTACCACCCTGATGGATGCCTACATGCAGGGCTCGCTGGAACTGATCCAGCACATTGATGCCTCTCGCGCCGAAACACTTCAGGCCCGGAGCCTGCGCCCTGATCCGCCTCGTATCACGCTCAATGCCTACCTGCTGCACATTGGCGATCAGCGCGTGCTGGTGGATACCGGTTATGGGGCGCTGGCCAGTGGCGAAGGTGCGCGCCTGTCACAGGGCCTGAGCGACATCGGAGTGCTGCCTGATGCCATTGATGCCATCCTGATCACACACCTGCACCCGGATCATATTGGCGGTCTGATCACCTCCAGCGACCAGCCTGCCTTTGTCAATGCCCGCATTCTGGTACCGGGTGAAGAACTGGACTTCTGGCAGCAGTCAACGCCCGATGATGCCTCGGATATGTTTGCCCAGCAGTTCGACGTGGCCCACCGCGTGCTCGAAATCAATCGCGATCGCATCGAGCGCCTCGACAGCGATCAGGTCATGGAGGGCGTGACCCGTGTCGCTCTGCCGGGACACACGCCGGGGCACAGCGGCTATCTGATTGAATCCGGCGATGAGCGACTGCTGCTATGGGGCGATATCGTGCACCTGCCGCAGATTCAGCTGCCGGAACCCGATGCCGGAGTACTTTTTGATGTGGACGGCCAGCAGGCCGTGACGACAAGAAAGGACATTCTTGCGCGCGTGGCCCGGGAGAAACTCATGGTGGCCGGTCACCACCTGGATTTTCCCGGCATTGGTTATATCGTGGAAGACACGCAGGGCTATCGCTTTTTGCCCCATGTCTGGTCGCCCACACTCTGATAACTGTAAGAAGCTCCGGCCCGAGCCGGAGCTTCACCCTGTTGGTTATTCCGCCAGGGTCTGTGCTGAAGATGACGCTCGCGTCCTGCCATCGGCTCTGGACATTTCACGCTTGGCGTAAGCCGCAAAATCGATCAGCTGTCGCCTGTCGCGATAGCTCATCTGGCGTGGCTTGCGATCAATGATGCAGACCACGCCCAGCGCGGTTCGCTGCGCTGAATGAATCACTGCACCGGCGTAAAATCGCAACCCGGCCTCTCCAGTCACCAGCGGGCTATCCCTGAAACGTTCATCCAGGGTGGCATCCTCGACCACCAGAATCTGTGGCTCCCTGATCGCCTGATCGCAAAAGGAGATCTCGCGAGGCACCTCTTCAATACCTTCCAGACCGACTTCCGACTTGAGCCAGACCTGCCTGTCACCGACCAGCGAGATCATTGCGATCGGCACATCAAAGTGGCGCGACACAAGGCGCGTAATGGCATCAAAGCGCTCCTCGCGCGGGGTATACAGCATCCCGAGTTCGTCCAGTGCCGCCAGCCGCTTCTTCTCCTTCTCCTCCTCCCACTCCCCATCATCTTTCGCCATTTCAGCGCCTCCCGTATAGAACAGCGCCCCGAAATGCCAACCTGTGGCACGTCCACCCACATCGCCAGGCTACTGTGGCGTTTCTATCGGCCGACGGACGCCTCAACTTGACCATGATGGGAGAAGTCAAACCTATACTTCAGTTCTGGCCGGCATCCATCGCCTCAAGGCTTGCCTCGATATAGAGACGGCGCAGGGCTCTGGCAATCTCTCCAGGCTCGCCGCTCCCTACAGGGCGCTGATCGATCGACACTACCGGATACACCAGCGATGTGGCCGAGGTCATGAAGGCCTCCCGAGCGTTTTGCGCCTCCTTGATGGTAAACCCGCGCTCCTCGACCTTCATATCATGCTCCCTGGCCAGCTGCATGACGGTACGGCGGGTGATGCCATGCAAAAGCGAGCGAGACAGCTCTCGAGTGATCAGCGTGTTGTCATGATCAACGATCCAGGCATTGCTGGAAGAGCCCTCGGTCACCAGCCCCGACTCCACCAGCCAGGCATCATCGGCCCCGCGCTTTTTGGCCTCCATCTTGGCCATGGACGGATACAGCAACTGAACCGTCTTGATATCGCGACGACCCCAGCGCATGTCGGGCAGGGAGATGACCTTGAGCCCCCGTTCGGCCAACGGGCTGTCGATGATGGGCTTTTGCTGGGTAAACGCCACCACCGTGGCCGGCGTCTGCGATTCGGGATAGGCAAAGTCCCGGTCGGCGACACCGCGGGTCACCTGTAGATACACCAGCCCTTCCTGCAGGGCGTTTTTATCGATCAGCTGACGATGAATATCGCGCAGAGCATTATCATTAAGAGAGAGATGCATGTTCAGCTCGTTGAGCGAGCGATGCAGACGCGCGGCGTGCCCCTCGAAATCCACCAGCCTGCCCTTGAGCACGGCCGTCACCTCATAAATGCCGTCGGCAAACAGAAAGCCGCGATCAAAGACAGAAACGCTGGCTTCACTTTCCGGTACGTACCGACCATTGACGTAGACTGTTCGTAACATGAGCCCTTCCACTGTGCGTTGTTCTGCGCCATAAGCGCGCAGGGGTAATCTTGTTATCAGGCCATCTACCGCGACCCATTACCCTGATCATATCAGTGCCATCGGGGTGCT contains:
- a CDS encoding MBL fold metallo-hydrolase; the protein is MSDSLFPDQQPVNVHHLRVGEIVVTTLMDAYMQGSLELIQHIDASRAETLQARSLRPDPPRITLNAYLLHIGDQRVLVDTGYGALASGEGARLSQGLSDIGVLPDAIDAILITHLHPDHIGGLITSSDQPAFVNARILVPGEELDFWQQSTPDDASDMFAQQFDVAHRVLEINRDRIERLDSDQVMEGVTRVALPGHTPGHSGYLIESGDERLLLWGDIVHLPQIQLPEPDAGVLFDVDGQQAVTTRKDILARVAREKLMVAGHHLDFPGIGYIVEDTQGYRFLPHVWSPTL
- a CDS encoding GAF domain-containing protein, which produces MAKDDGEWEEEKEKKRLAALDELGMLYTPREERFDAITRLVSRHFDVPIAMISLVGDRQVWLKSEVGLEGIEEVPREISFCDQAIREPQILVVEDATLDERFRDSPLVTGEAGLRFYAGAVIHSAQRTALGVVCIIDRKPRQMSYRDRRQLIDFAAYAKREMSRADGRTRASSSAQTLAE
- a CDS encoding D-amino-acid transaminase, with the protein product MLRTVYVNGRYVPESEASVSVFDRGFLFADGIYEVTAVLKGRLVDFEGHAARLHRSLNELNMHLSLNDNALRDIHRQLIDKNALQEGLVYLQVTRGVADRDFAYPESQTPATVVAFTQQKPIIDSPLAERGLKVISLPDMRWGRRDIKTVQLLYPSMAKMEAKKRGADDAWLVESGLVTEGSSSNAWIVDHDNTLITRELSRSLLHGITRRTVMQLAREHDMKVEERGFTIKEAQNAREAFMTSATSLVYPVVSIDQRPVGSGEPGEIARALRRLYIEASLEAMDAGQN